The following proteins are co-located in the Palaemon carinicauda isolate YSFRI2023 chromosome 3, ASM3689809v2, whole genome shotgun sequence genome:
- the LOC137638292 gene encoding uncharacterized protein — protein sequence MTSRPVFNECDRYKIRQWKILDEVICPLLQLFLIWGNPDWDQKIQFLTYLENKNVEINKLKKKLYPQQLETLQKYPTDVAKWDITLIFFLLKHCKGVFAGKDDISWSSRSGKEPECLIAYLKDIRNTIAHEDINLNKKNFFDKIEEIRTLMERALCSVGNICSHVSQTEIDANVANFNKKLNEIRDADISPKTLEEYKKELFFSEQIALIRNKGVPFLKDVLNRNTTINPLSLIVEGDGRQLPVNEIFTEIELNQDGKNEEVLLEDIIDVASGSDAGSFILLKGHTGMGKSTLVKKITSDWANQRPSIKGLSSFLLLFYAELRDIINTFDTLLEFSLGEEVHRSFKDGDLVKAVLGQKTLVILDGYDELNKSSSGLFNHILSLNKLYSQLTVIVTTRPEAEEKLNAHLYSRALNAVHLRLVGIKANKREEFVTKYFLSLPKDSPVLQELDNLLEFLRKTEHKMSIVWEVAYNLCLLTILWMFKPDDVNRITTEAELYWQIFLLIISKLEERLQRNPSTCDLELSVLQHKIAIFLKELSLESLKGLKDDIVNLPHSVYQRLTDLCLRLGLPIEELAGAFLKKVTSFNNSYYTFPHKGFMEFLGGYNIYKQVTSPDVDLLAIQEWSNELSQTRIPLQIQLEMLALLKSTKTTSVTDFVKELHGGSLPDSLEKYQNLLIQTLSIFHVGEVEVPLATKIETLELLEESGLEDKDSVLKVMHNIKCDDKVARWIAQRFRLIDDNTKITDSSFESYIALLAATDPPLPNRDEIRIFIDLRETISGFEVLTKHLLRHQVYPRKIWLKRSYETNDSLNTEETDSIKSLLSKGCEKYKGIWNPTFQIPPNVKGLRARLPDQVSLDAFCQSLQETKEIGYLGIHFSVKDVSSVSHPIPFLMRDPFVTVLVSDVQEEDIEKVGDILRALQPQDARRSFYSICFPRCSKKMRSPRDFLLPMMNSLKGVRVRLLICFPEDERPDDKALLREMDLKAKKFTGCRLGVRWVTDAEMFLGIDTELFRSLKMNAEASTKKKKECNII from the exons ATGACTTCTCGCCCAGTGTTCAATGAGTGTGACCGGTATAAGATCAGACAATGGAAGATCTTGGATGAGGTTATATGTCCCTTGCTGCAGCTGTTTCTCATCTGGGGAAACCCAGATTGGGATCAGAAAATCCAATTCTTAACTTACCTGGAAAACAAAAACGTAGAAATCAATAAACTAAAGAAGAAGCTCTATCCACAACAACTTGAGACGTTGCAAAAGTATCCCACAGATGTTGCTAAgtgggatataacccttatttttttccttttgaaacatTGTAAAGGAGTCTTTGCTGGAAAAGATGACATTAGTTGGTCATCAAGAAGCGGTAAAGAGCCAGAATGTCTTATTGCATATTTAAAGGACATAAGAAACACCATAGCTCATGAAGATatcaatctaaataaaaaaaatttctttgacaaaattgaagaaatccgtACACTAATGGAGAGAGCACTTTGCAGTGTTGGTAATATATGTTCACATGTCAGCCAGACAGAGATTGATGCAAATGTTGCTAATTTCAACAAAAAGCTCAATGAAATAAGAGATGCAGACATTTCGCCAAAGACCCTTGAGGAGTACAAGAAGGAATTGTTCTTCTCTGAACAGATAGCATTGATAAGGAATAAAGGTGTTCCATTCTTGAAAGATGTCTTGAATCGAAatacaaccataaatccactgtccttaatagtggaaggagatggaaggcagttgccagtgaatgaaatattcacagaaatagaaCTGAATCAGGACGGAAAGAATGAGGAAGTTTTACTGGAGGACATAATAGATGTAGCCTCGGGATCTGacgctggaagttttattttgctcaaaggacatacaggaatgggcaagagcactctagtgaaaaagataacatctgatTGGGCCAACCAAAGACCCTCCATCAAAGGCCTTAGTTCCTTTCTTCtgctcttttatgcagaattaagagATATCATCAATACATTTGATACGCTTCTTGAATTCTCTTTGGGAGAAGAagttcatcgctcattcaaggaTGGAGACCTTGTTAAAGCTGTTTTAGGACAAAAAACTCTGGTCATCTTAGATGGCTACGATGAGCTCAACAAGAGTTCATCTGGCCTTttcaaccatattctttctttaaacaaaCTCTACAGCCAATTAACTGTTATCGTTACCACCAGACCTGAAgctgaagagaaactgaatgctcaTCTGTATTCCAGAGCTCTGAATGCTGTTCATCTTCGGCTTGTAGGAATTAAAGccaacaaaagagaagagtttgtaaccaaatacttcttgagtctacccaaagattCCCCAGTTTTACAAGAGCTAGATAATCTATTAGAATTCCTTAGgaaaactgaacacaaaatgagcatagtgtgggaagtcgcctataatctctgtctcctcacaattctttggatgttcaaaccagatgatgtaaacagaatcacaactgaggctgagctctactggcagattttCCTTCTTATCATTtccaaattagaggagcgtttgcaGAGGAACCCATCTACGTGTGACTTAGAATTAAGTGTCTTGCAACACAAAATAGCTATATTTCTGAAGGAACTCTCTTTGGAATCTCTCAAAGGATTGAAAGATGATATCGTAAATCTTCCTCATTCGGTCTATCAAAGATTGACTGATTTATGTCTTCGTTTGGGATTACCAATAGAAGAGCTAGctggagccttcctaaagaaagtcacctccttcaacaactcctattacactttccctcataaggGTTTCATGGAGTTCCTGGGAGGTTACAACATCTATAAACAAGTGACCAGCCCAGATGTGGATCTATTGGCAATACAGGAGTGGAGTAATGAATTATCTCAAACCAGGATCCCATTACAAATCCAATTAGAAATGCTTGCTCTTCTTAAGTCAACAAAAACTACATCAGTGACAGACTTTGTGAAAGAGCTGCATGGGGGCtctctccctgactctctggagaaGTATCAAAACCTACTTATCCAGACACTAAGCATTTTCCACGTTGGGGAAGTGGAGGTGCCACTGGCAACCAAGATTGAGACCCTGGAACTCCTGGAGGAGTCAGGATTGGAGGACAAAGACTCAGTCCTGAAAGTCATGCACAATATCAAGTGCGATGACAAGGTTGCACGCTGGATAGCGCAGAGGTTTCGCTTGATTGATGACAACACTAAAATCACTGACTCATCATTCGAGTCTTACATTGCCCTCCTTGCAGCCACTGATcctcctctcccaaacagagatgaaattagaatttttatagACCTCAGGGAAACTATCTCGGGCTTCGAGGTACTAACCAAACATCTCTTGCGACATCAGGTTTACCCAAGAAAAATATGGCTAAAGCGCAGCTATGAAACAAACGACTCACTTAACACAGAAGAAACAGATTCAATCAAAAGTCTACTCAGCAAAGG ttgtgagaAATACAAAGGCATCTGGAACCCAACGTTTCAAATCCCTCCAAATGTGAAGGGACTGAGAGCGAGGCTTCCGGACCAagtcagcctcgacgccttctgtcaatctttgcaagagacaaaagagattgGATATTTAG GGATTCACTTTAGTGTGAAggatgtcagcagcgtcagtcacccAATTCCTTTCTTGATGAGGGATCCatttgtcactgtcttggtcagcgatgtccaggaagaagacatcgagaaagttggggacatccttcgggcattgcaaccacaggatgcaaggag atccttcTATTCAATCTGCTTTCCTCGGTGTTCCAAGAAGATGAGGAGTCCTCGGGATTTCCTCCTCCCAATGAtgaactccttgaagggagtcagggtgagactcTTAATCTGTTTCCCAGAAGATGAACGACCAGATGACAAAGCCTTACTTAGAGAAATGGATCTTAAGGCAAAGAAATTCACCGGATGTAGATTGGGTGTTagatg GGTGACTGATGCAGAGATGTTCCTTGGTATCGACACTGAACTATTTAGATCTCTTAAAATGAACGCTGAGGCGTCAACTAAAAAGAAAAAGGAGTGCAATATCATCTGA